Proteins encoded together in one Penaeus vannamei isolate JL-2024 chromosome 9, ASM4276789v1, whole genome shotgun sequence window:
- the CycJ gene encoding cyclin-J has product MAPGSTWMTDYAEDVLAWMHTKELQHMAYNGNSPQLAMRGALVEFLRIVSERLKLSVATTHLSVYLLDRFMDAHHISDNQLRLTALTAILLAAKFEEKDMNVPRIPELNAFANSRYSIAIFNSMEAFMLTFFNWSIGTVTVAHFAEFYLMRGVTAGDTMEGATLAEPALARQSLWKATAHFLDISLQDQVFLQWRCSQVAAACVACGRLCCHLLPTWPVSLQATTGYHLQTLSQLMDLLFRLYESEDKASVCSTPDSGYGSRCSSVQGSPVSHRLGEV; this is encoded by the exons ATGGCTCCGGGAAGTACTTGGATGACAGATTATGCTGAAGATGTACTGGCATGGATGCACACTAAGGAACTCCAACACATGGCTTACAATGGGAATTCTCCACAG ctGGCAATGCGAGGAGCTCTGGTAGAATTTTTACGCATAGTCAGCGAGCGCTTGAAATTGAGTGTTGCAACAACTCATCTGTCAGTGTACCTTCTTGATAGATTCATGGATGCACATCACATATCTGACAACCAATTACGTCTTACTGCTCTCACTGCTATATTGTTAgcag caAAATTTGAAGAAAAGGACATGAATGTGCCAAGAATTCCAGAGCTAAATGCATTTGCCAATAGCAGATATAGCATAGCTATCTTTAACTCAATGGAAGCATTTATGTTGACATTTTTTAACTGGAGCATAG GAACAGTTACGGTTGCCCACTTTGCTGAATTTTATTTAATGCGTGGAGTGACTGCTGGAGATACAATGGAAGGAGCCACACTCGCTGAACCTGCTCTGGCAAGACAGTCGCTTTGGAAGGCAACTGCTCATTTTCTTGATATATCCCTGCAAG ACCAGGTTTTCCTTCAGTGGCGTTGCTCACAGGTGGCAGCTGCTTGCGTTGCATGCGGTCGCTTGTGCTGCCATTTGCTACCAACATGGCCAGTATCACTCCAAGCAACAACTGGGTACCACCTGCAGACCCTCTCACAGCTTATGGATCTCTTGTTTAG GCTGTATGAGAGTGAAGACAAAGCTAGTGTTTGCAGCACTCCTGATTCAGGGTATGGCAGTCGGTGCTCCAGCGTCCAAGGTTCACCCGTTTCTCATAGATTAGGGGAAGTATAG